The following are encoded together in the Lathyrus oleraceus cultivar Zhongwan6 chromosome 3, CAAS_Psat_ZW6_1.0, whole genome shotgun sequence genome:
- the LOC127126519 gene encoding seven transmembrane protein 1 — translation MGVFESFTLSDWCYSNQHCLELAKRNMSSTRETASFTLGLISVIVWVVAEIPQIITNYKAKSTDGLSLTFLITWIIGDLFNLFGCILEPATLPTQLYMAVLYTFVTVSLGSQSIYYGYIYPQSQDKRQLKVETPTKAGHVEKVSDAEQSHEVDDFSLSSPIPLPARLPSISTGRELFYQSARSLTMTHTPTSGSLLAQRMSPNSPFLDSMKENLLGTAFARQSAPSLKIKSTLCLVSTLSFFGVINLYKSLDKGINPMVANPRQQFVVYVGRKLFQVSGDQLLENGASGNSSIGTFLGWAMTFLYLSGRMPQIWLNIRRGHAEGLNPLMFLFALIGNATYVASILVSSLNWSTIRPNLPWLVDAGGCVLLDFFILMQFLYFRCRTSPDL, via the exons ATGGGAGTGTTTGAAAGTTTCACCCTTTCAGATTGGTGTTATAGTAATCAGCATTGTTTGGAACTAGCAAAAAGGAATATGAGTAGTACAAGGGAGACAGCTTCTTTCACATTAGGATTAATAAGTGTTATTGTTTGGGTTGTTGCTGAGATTCCTCAAATTATCACAAACTACAAAGCCAAATCTACTGATGGTCTATCTCTCACTTTCTTGATCACATGGATCATTGG AGATCTATTCAACCTATTTGGGTGCATATTGGAACCTGCAACA CTTCCAACTCAATTATATATGGCAGTG CTGTATACCTTTGTAACTGTTTCACTTGGTTCACAATCCATTTACTATGGGTACATATATCCCCAATCGCAAGACAAGAGACAGCTCAAG GTTGAGACACCAACAAAAGCTGGACATGTAGAAAAAGTCAGTGATGCTGAACAGAGTCATGAAGTTGATGATTTCAGTCTGAGTTCTCCTATTCCTCTTCCAGCACGCCTTCCAAGCATATCTACTGGAAGAGAATTATTCTACCA GTCAGCAAGATCTCTGACCATGACTCATACACCAACATCAGGATCCCTCTTAGCCCAAAGAATGTCACCTAATTCTCCTTTTCTAGATTCTATGAAAGAGAACTTGCTTGGTACAGCTTTTGCCAGACAATCTGCCCCGTCTTTGAAGATCAAGTCTACTCTATGTTTG GTGTCCACATTAAGTTTTTTTGGTGTTATCAATCTCTATAAATCACTAGATAAAGGAATTAATCCCATGGTTGCAAACCCAAGACAACAATTTGTGGTTTATGTTGGAAGAAAGCTTTTTCAG GTTAGTGGGGATCAATTGTTGGAAAATGGTGCATCAGGAAACAGTAGCATTGGAACTTTCCTTGGTTGGGCAATGACATTTCTATATTTGAGTGGAAGGATGCctcaaatttggttaaat ATCAGAAGGGGACATGCTGAG GGCCTGAATCCTTTGATGTTTCTCTTTGCTTTAATTGGGAATGCCACTTACGTTGCAAG CATACTTGTGAGCAGCTTGAATTGGTCAACAATCAGACCAAATCTACCATGGCTGGTAGATGCAGGAGGCTGTGTCCTTCTTGATTTTTTT ATTTTAATGCAGTTTTTATATTTTCGCTGCCGAACCTCCCCGGACCTGTAA